In Atopobium sp. oral taxon 416, the genomic stretch GTCCCATAAACTGGAAGACCTTGGTGTCCTTGGAGCACCACCAGTCGTGCCAGTCAGTTGAGCTGTAGCGCCCGGTCGCTGCGGTTGCCAACAGCGTCTGCGTGAAGGAGATTGGGGCCCACAGGCTTTCCGGCCAGCACCACAGGGTCAGCCCTCTCAGATCTTCCAGATCGGGTGCGGGGACACCCCAGGAGATGTTGCCTGTGAGACGGAAAGGGAGCAAGGTTTTACCAGTACGGAAGCGGATATCGGCATCCTCCAGGATGGTGCGCGCGTCGTCACGCTCCTGCCAGGAGTTGAACACGATCGAGAAGGACTTCTGATTCCCTTCAGGGGCAAAGTACTTGAAGGGTGGCAGCTTGTCCTTGATTGTGTCAAAAGTCTCCTGGTAGTGCTCCTGGATATAGATGCGGGGTGGCTCGAGGCTCTCGCGCACGGTCTTCGTGACGAGCGGACGGATCTGCGGGTCACTATCCCACTTATCGACCAATTTCTTCAGATCGTCGGCAAAGGCAGGCAGATTAAAGTACCAGTTCTCGACCGGCCTCAGTTCAGGAGTGGTGCCAGTGAGTTGACTCACCGGCGTGATAAGCTCCTCCGGGTCAAACTGGTGACCCAAATCGCACTCATCCGCATAGGCCTTCTCAGACTTGCAGCCTTTGACCGGGCAGCGTCCTACGACCTGACGGCCATTCAGGAACTGGTGGGCTTTCGTATCGTAGAACTGCTTGGTGGAGCACTTCATGAGGTAGCCGCGTTGGTAAAGGCGCTCGATCACTTCACGGGAGAGCTTTGCGTGGAAGGGCTTTGCAGGCTCCAGCCCTGAGCCGGAGAAGAGGTCGAGGGAGATCCCGTAGTCCTTTAAGGTCTGCGCCTGTGACCTGTGGTTTTCCTCTACATAGTCCTCGATGCTGCCGGTATAGCCTGCCTCTTTGCGCCCGCGATAGCCCTCCATAATGGGGGAGCCGTAGCAATCGGTGCCAGAGACAAAGATCACATTCTCATCGCCGATGCGGTCACGGTAGAACCGGGCAAAGAAATCCGCTTCGACGAACATTCCGCCGACATGGCCAAAGTGCAGATGCTTGTTGCCGTAGGGCATGCCGCCGGTGATCACAACACGCTTGGGGAAGGAAACCTGCGTGTCATTTGAATTGTTTGCCATGTATGGATCCTCAACGCATAATCTGTAACTGATACAACATGCCCATTGTAAGGCATAACAAAGTTTGATTATAACGGCGGATAGACAAAGCGGGAGCCGGCGATATTTGTGAGTGAACTACAGGGCTACAGTGTGGTCGAGAAGTTTGACCTCTTGCATGACCGGCATATTCTCGAGCGGCTTTCACGTGCCTCGCAGTTCCTGTTGGTCGCCTCTGTTCTAGCCGCGATTCTGATCTGTGCGATCACCCACACCGCCCTGATACAGGGATGGATCGGCTTTATCTGGTTCGCGGTGGTGATGTGCGTGAGCCTGACTGCCCACGAGGGAATCCACGCGCTGGGCTTCCTGATCGCCTCACAAGGGCATGCGCACATCTCCTTTGGAATCACCTGGGCCTTCCTCTACACCAAAACCGACGATGCAATCCTGCCCAAAGGAGCTTTCTCTGCAGTCCTGATGGCCCCGACGATCGTTTTGGCCATTGCGTTGCCTACACTTGGCGCTTCCTTCGGCTTTCTGGGAGAGAGCCTGCTCGTCGATGCGCTGCACCTCACCGGATGCGTAGGGGATTGGATGATGGTGGAAGCGATTGCGAAACACAACGAGTGCACGCACGTGCGGGATACCTCCTATGGGTGCTGCCTGCTTAAGAAAAACGATGCGGCGTAGGGTGTGCTACGGTTGTTATAGAAACGAAGTGTTGAAAGGTTTCGATGAGAACGTCTATTCTTCTCCATGCCTGCTGCGGGCCCTGCTCGATCGAGCCGGTGAAATACCTATGCAAAGAGGGCTTTGAGCCGACGATCTGCTGGACCAACCCGAATATCCAGCCTGTGGCAGAACACGACAAACGACTTGCTGTGCTTCAGAAGTGGGCCCGTGAGGTAGCGCATGTCGAGGTGATCGTCGCGGGTGATGATCGTGAGGCCTGGGAAAAGTTTGTGGCGCCGAACCTGATGAACCGGCCTCAGCGCTGCCGCGCCTGCTACGCGCTGCGCTTGAGTGAAGCCTGCCGGGTTGCCAAAGAGCGGGGTTTTCGCTACATCTCTACCACGCTAGCGGTCTCACCCTACCAACTCTTCGATACCTGCCATGAAGTGCTTGATGCGACCGCAAAGAAGGCGGGGCTCATCAGCGTCTGGAGGGACTTCCGTCCCTACTATTCTGATTCGGTTACGGATTCACGGGCACTCGGCATGTATCGACAGAACTACTGCGGCTGCCGCTTTTCCGTGGTGGAGGCCTGCGTTTCTCGCCACGAGCTCAGGGATACGCGGAAAACCAAAAAGCACGTGCACGTGTGATGCACGTGAGTTCTTAAGCAGAATCTGGCACGATCGCTGCACCATTGTAGGATAGATGGGCACTTATTGCTGAAGGAGCACAACTATATGAGAACTGACGATTTTGATTACGATCTGCCACAGGGGCTGATCGCACAGGAACCCACGGACCAACGCGATTCCTGCCGCCTCTTTGTGCTGCACCGCGATACAGGCAAGCATGACTATAAAGTCTTCACTGACATTATCGACTACCTCAACCCCGGCGATCTGCTGGTAGCCAACAAGACCCGCGTCATGCCCGCACGACTGGTCGGCCACAAACAGAAGACCGGTGGCGTCTCTGAGACGTTGCTCTTGAAGCGCCGTGAGGACAAGGATCCGATGGGCCATGTGTGGGAGTGCCTGGTCAATCCGGGTAAACGTCTCAAGCCCGGTACTGTAATCGAGTATCGCGCCGGCGAGACTCAGGCACCGATGAGCGCCCCGGTCGTCCTGACTGCAGAGATCATCGATTACGTCGAGGATAGCCGCGGAGGACGTCTAGTCAGGTTTGATCCGGCTGGGGGGCTGACCCTCGATGAGGCGATGCACAAAGCCGGCCATGTGCCTCTGCCGCCCTATATCACCCAGTACGACGGGGATCCGGAAAAATATCAGACCGTCTACGCGATGCACGAGGAGCACTCCGCTGCTGCTCCGACCGCGGGCCTGCATTTCACCCCTGAGCTGATCAAGCGTATTGAGGACAAAGGCGTCCAGTGGAAGACAGTAGAGCTCGAGGTCGGCATCGATACCTTTCGCCTGGTTGAGGAGGACGACCCGACCAAGCACATGATGCACACTGAGCGCTACCACGTGAACCAGGATGTGGTGGATGCCGTGCATGCGACGAAGGAAGCCGGCCACCGCGTGATTGCGGTTGGTACCACCTCGGTGCGCTCGCTCGAGTCAGCCTTCGATCCGGAGGTTCCGGTCTCCGATCCGCCGGTGGTCGCCCGCTACTTTGAGGATGCCAAGGACTCCGCCAAGGTCACCGGCAAGGGTGACATCGTGGTCCGCAAGAATGCCACCACATCGCTCTACCTGATGCCGGGTTCCACCTACCACGTAGTGGATGGGCTTATCACTAACTTCCATGTGCCGAGATCGACCCTCATGATGTTGGTAAGCGCCTTTGCGAGCAGAGACCAGATCATGGACGCATACCAGGACGCGATCCAACGTAAGTTCAGAATGCTGAGCTTCGGTGACGCGATGTTTATCGAGTAGCGTCTCTGTACATATGAAGTGACGAAGTGGCCCTCGGGATGCTGATGCATTCGGAGGGTTTCGTTATATAGAGCCTCTTGCGAAATTACGAAAGCATGGTTGTTGCATACATGTAAGGAGTATGAAGTTGCTAACTTTATATCAATTCGGAGGGAATATCCATAGAGTAGGAAGAAAGTTAGATATAAGTGACTATTCACTATGTTCTGCGAGGAACGATAGTCGGATAGGGACACGCCCACATGCCCGAACGTTGTATCACAGGCGCTCAGAGCAGTAACCATACGTTCGTTGTAGTGCTATGTGCGATCACCCTCCAGAGTATCGGCGCATAGGTACCACAGGGAGAAAGAGAGACGCATGAAGCATAAGCTGCCCCCAGGCACAAAAGATGGCTCTTCGCTACTTATGGCGGGTAGCACTCCTGCATCCCCTTGAGCACGTGGTGTTCGGACAGCAGGATTTTGGCGACGGAAGGCTTCGGTTCTAAGGCGCAAGATGGATGCTTAAGGCAGGTATGCTGGCGGCAAGGCTCTTTAAATAAAAGATCCCATGGAGCTTAAGGACGAATGGGAGCTCTTCAATGTCTGGTACAAGAAGTGCAGATGAGCGTAGGACAAGCTCCCTGTAAGGGTGGCACACGTCAGGGCTAGGCGGTGGAATGCTCCGTCTGCTACAGGAAGTGCGGCACCTGTGACACGCGTGAGAGGACCTAAAAACATCCCAACATCTGGCAGTACGATGCCATCGTGCACTGCGTGGTGTTGAGGACCGAGTGCCCCAATGAGCTGTAATCTTTTGATGAACAGCTGGACACCAGCAACTGGAGCAGTGCACCTACAGCTGAAAATAATAAGCAAGACACAACGGCTGAGCAAAAAATACAGAAGACCTGGCGACTGCTATGAACCGGATAGACAACGGCACTGAGACTCCAGTCTCTGATACTGTCGATTCCTGGATAGTAGAAGGCATCCCTGTGACGCTGACCGCGACCGTATCCCGTAGCGTGAATGGAACCAAACAGATCCGCTTTGTCCAGTCCCTTTCCGGACGGCACGGTGACACTTCTGACCGATCGGACCGATGCAGGCGAGCAAGGGAATGTGGCTTATAGCTGGACCCTAGCTCAAACGCCTTGACTCCGTGCGCTGAGGCTAGGGATGTTACCTTGCTCACCGCGGTGGGTACCTTGGGCTTTAACTCACTGCCTGAGATCAACTTCAACCTGGGTGAGAGTCATATCACCGTGGACTAAAACACAGACGGCCTGACCTTTACCGTCAACACAGCAGCTTCTGAAGGCATAACCGTTCCCTATCAGTGGTACCAAGACGATACGGTGATTGAGGGAGCAACAAGCTCTAGCTTCACGGCTCTGACAGGCGATGCCGGAACGCATAGCTACCATGTGGCTGTGCCCTATACCAAAGGTTCCGTTGCTACGATGGTCTCAAGCAGCAGTGTGACCGTCGAGGTCAAAGCTCCGGGGCCTACAATTGATACTGGTGCGCTTGATAGTGCAATTGCCTCAGCTGAAACGCTCAACGAACCTGATTGCACCCACGCAAGCTGGGCAGTATCTCCGATGCGCTTGCAAGTGCGAAACAGGTGCGCATATCCCACCACGTAGACAGCGGTCGATATCGCAGCCGCAGCGTTGACGAGTGCACAACAGGCGCTTGTCAAACAACCTGAGGTACCGGCAGTACCTGATACGGCACAGCTTGGAGAGGTTATCAGCATAGCTGAGAGCCTCGTTGAGACTGATTACACCCCTGCAAGCGGTCACGTCCGTAAAGTGGTGTAAATAGAGGAACGAGCCAGAGGCTCGGGTTACAAGTATCATTTGTAATCACCAGAGAACAAGAAGACTTGGAGGCCCGAACATGGCTCAGATCAATAGTACACTTAACCAGGACGAGATAATGCGGCTGCTCGAAGATTCCAGCGGGGAGGAGTTCAAGCTCATGCTGCAAAAGTCGCTCAACGCCGATCTGAGGGCGGAGTCGACCGAGCAGATCGGTGCGGGGCGCTTGCGAGCGCGCCGACAGCCGCAACGGCACGAGGGCGGCGCAGTGTGCCCTTCAAGACCAGGGTGTTCGACAACTACAAGCGCAGCGAGGCCGCCCTTGTGACCACCATGGCGAAGATGGTCTTGGGCGGCGTATCGACGGCGAAGGTGGGCAAGCTCATGGAGACGATCTGCGACAGGGGCTTGCCCGACTCGACGGTCGCCGAGGCCTGCGCCACGCTCGACGGGGCCGTCGAGGAGTTCCGCATACGGCACATCGAGGGCGACTAGCTGTTCGTCATGGTGGACGCGACCCACCTCAAGGTCAGGGTCGACCACAGGATCTGCCCGATGGCGCTCATGATCGCGATGGGGATGACCAGGGACAAGATGAAGGAGCTCATAGGGTTTAGGCTTAAGGCCTGCGAGTCGCGTAAGACCTGGGGGGAGGTTCCTCTCCTCGCTGCGCGCCCGAGGGCTTTCGGGCTCAAGCATGTCCACCTCCGACGCCTACGAGGGGCTCGTGTTCTGAGCTGCAGGAGGTCTACCCCGACGTGCCCTGGCAGCGCTTTCAGGCGCACTTCTCGCGCAACGTCTCCGACGCGGCCCCCAAGCGGCTGCGGGCGTGCCTTTGCTTAGAGCTCGTGGAGATGTTCAACTGCGCCACGCTTAAGGAGGCCAGGGCACACCGCGACGAGATCACCGCAGACTGAGCCGAGGAGGCGCCCGAGGCGCTGGCGCGCCTGGACGCCGGGTTTAAGGACGCGATGACGCTCATGGCCCTCCCGCAGGCGACACGCAGCTGCACCAGGACGTCGAACTACCTCGAGAGGCTCAACGCAGAGGGGATACGTCGGGCGAAGGCTTCGGCGTGTTCTTGAGTAAGGGCTCGCTAATAAGGCTCGTCGGGACCTACCTCATCGAGGGAAACGACAGGTGGGCCGCCAAGAGCAAACAGTATTACCTGCCGGCGGTCAAGGAGCTATGAGAGGAGGAAGGGGGATCTCGAGGAGATAGCCCGCACGCAGCGGCGGATGAGGCTCGCTTCGTGACGGCTCGCAGGGGCGTTTGCTTATGAGGCAATTTACACACGATTTCGGATTTGACTCTGCAAGCTGGAAGGTGTTCTCAGTCGTCCTCAATCGGGCACGCTCTGTCGCCGAAAGCCCTGCCTCCCAGGAGGTTGTGGATACGCAGCTCAGATGGTGCAGGTAGCGCAGAAAACACTTGTCCGTGCAGACAGCCCCGATGAAACAATCAACACCTCGGTGCTCTCCCCGGTCATTGAACTTGCAGAGAAGCTTGATGCGGACAAGTACACTGCTGAGAGATGGTCTGAGTTTGGGGTGGCGCTGAACGCCGCTCAGGCTTAGCTTGCAAATCCTTCAAGAGATAACCACGGTGGTTCTAACAGCGGGGAGACCCTGCTGACGAACACAGCAATGGTGACACTATGAATGACACAGATACCACCAATGACTCAACTCATGCCTCCGACACAACGGGCAACCATGGTTAAGCTACGGGTAACAACGGTACGGCCGCTCAGGCTACCGGTTCCGCTCAAGCCCCTGTGGCCTCGTAGTTTCAAGGCTCTCAGAGTGTCAGGTCCGCCTCAGGCGTACCTACGACCAGTGACACCTCTGCGCCCGCGCAAGCGCTCCTCGTGATCGCGCTTGTCGGCGCCGTAGCTGTGGTAGAAGCCCTCAGAGTCCATGGACAAGCGTGTAATGGCAGCCCAAGAGTAATACAAAACATGAGCGACAGGAGGCCATGAGAGTCGATCGAGCAACCAGCAAAGGAGGAAGACAGCGTCTGAAAACTATGTAGCGAATATGTTTTGTTCTGTCCGCAGATACGGTGCTTATAAGCACTGAGCATGAGGGGGACTGAGAATATAATCTCAGTCCCCCTCAATACTTCGATCTCAATGCTCCACGTTAGTGGGTGAAGAACCAGACAACTAGGAGAATGATTGCGATGATAATGATTATGAGGGCGATAAAGACAAAGCGCTGCTTTCTTGTGCTCGTACGCAGCTGACGCTCGGTGCGGGACAGCTGTCCTACTTCGGCTTTCTGTGCCTTGATCGCTGCGCGTTGCTGCGCGATGGACTCAGCCAACGCCTGCGTCTGCTCCGGAGTGTTGTGGATGTCGGTGGCCTCGTCGATCAGTCCCTGAGCTGTTTTGATGCGCTTCTCGGCTTCCCCTTTGTCCTTCTTCGCGTTACGCACCTGCATTTCCTGCTCCACGACTGCGTTGTCGAGAGTAGCCTCTTCGGTTTGGAACTTCTGGTAGTGTTTATCGTATTCCTGTTTGCGCAGCCGGGCTTCTTGCTTCGCGTTGTCAGCGTTCTTTTGTGCAGTGTCATAGATCTGCTGCAGGCTCCAGACATGCTTCTCCGCCTCGTCGACGCTCTTCTGCGCCTCATCCGTCACGCGAGAGATGTCATCCTTGGCATTCTTCACATGGGTACGCTCGGCCTCGAGCTCCTGTGACATTTTGGCGATGGCGCCTTTTTCGGCGTCAGGTCTGCCCTTAAGCGTCTCTAAGTCGGATTCAAGCTTTCTCACGCGTGCTTGTGCGTTGTCCAGCGCTTCATCGGCGGTCTGGATGCGCTGCGACCGCCGATTCTGAGCGTCTTTGGAGGCGTCCTGGGCCGCCTTGAGATTCTTCTTCGCTTCGTTGAAGGTACGGGCGGCGTCATCCGCGCGGCTCTTGGTCGTATCCATCATATTTTTGTACGGCTCAAGGGCCTTCGCATGCTCCTGCTTCATCTCATCGAGCTGCTGTGCCAGCTTGTCGTGCTCTTTGGTGATGTCTTCCATCTTCTTGTCGAGCGCTTTGGTGATCTTCTCCGCTTCCTCACGCTCATCGGTCTGCTCGTCGATGATAGCGTCGAAGTTCTTGTCGATATTCTGGCGGTGATCGAGTACCTTCTGGTCTTTCTCAAGCGCCTCCTGGGCCTTCTTGAGCTCGCTTCTGGCATTGGCGTGGGCCTTGGAAGCCTCCCGCACTTTGAGCATGGCAGAGTAGCCACCGAAGATCGAAGACTTCCTCTTCGGTTTCTTGGCCTTCTTGCTGTTCTTCTCGCCTCTGTCCTTGGTATGGTTGTTGGCAGGAGCCTGGTGCTTCTGGGTGTTTTGTGGTGTGTCTGAAGTATGGTTAGTTGTATGGTCAGCATTTTTATGCTTGTTTGAAGCAGTGAACATGCGTGTGCTCCTCGGGTGTATCTATACACTAGCATTCTCTATTCTTGCACAGAAAATCTGTTGTAGGGGCGCTCAGATCCCCATCTCACACGCAAAAGCAAGAATTAGACAAAATAATTACGCATCTTCTTTAAACCTTCTTGAAATGCCAGCCATATTTGCTGCACAATTTGCTACAGTAATAGAAAATTCATATTGCAGTCACGCGTCTGCAATATAGAGGAATCGTTACCAAAGGAGAGATTATGGTTTCCAAGAGTACGACCATCGTCAATGCAACCGGTTTGCATGCTCGTCCGGCTTCTCAGTTTGTGGCAGCTGCGAAAAAGTTCCCTTGCAATGTGACGATTAAGGATCTCACGAAGGACTCCGCTCCAGTCAACGCGAAATCAATCATGATGATCTTGGCTGCAGGCCTTCAGTCTGGCACAAAGGTAGAGGTTTCTTGTGACGGTGAACAGGAGCAGGAGGCACTCGATACCCTCGTCACTTTGATCGACGATGGCTTCGGCGAGAAGTAATCGAGACTTCTGCAGCACTCTTAGGGCAGTCAGTACAAACAACTCGGTGCTTGTAGGAGCATCGAGCTGTTTCTTTTTGCCGTGTTTTTGCCTTACCGTCTCGAAACTGTGGGAGATACGAATGTTTTAGGAATTGGTTGGGATGCGGTGGCACAATGGATGGGATACAGCGAATTCTACACATCCTAATCTAAGGGGCCTTTGAACCATCGTGGCGAGCAACAAGAATTTTACCTTTACGATTCAAGCCGAAGATCCCAACACCTATGCCCGAGCTGGCCTTATCCATACCGAGCACGGAGATATCCCCACACCGATCTTTATGCCGGTGGGGACCAAAGCCACGGTCAAGGGGGTCTTACCCTCCACCCTCGAGCACCTGGGTGCCAAGATCATCCTGGCCAACACCTACCACCTGGCAAACCGGCCGGGGGCGGATCTGATCGAGGAGATGGGCGGACTCCATGAATTCATGCACTGGAGACGTCCCACACTCACCGACTCCGGTGGCTTTCAGGTCTTCTCCCACGGCCAGTTCACGAAGCTCTCCGATAACGGAGTGAGGTTCCGCGCGGTCGACTACGATGGACGCTACATCGAGTGGACGCCGGAGGAGAACATGCACATCGCCGAGCAGCTCGGCGCGGACATCGTGATGCAGCTCGATCAGTGCACGCCCTATCCCGCGGAGCGCTCCTTTGTCGAGCGCGCGGTGGAGCTCTCGAGCAGCTGGGCGGAGCGTTGTTACAGGGCGCACACCCGTCCGGATCAGGCTCTCTTCGGAATTGTCCAGGGCGGCATGGACATGGACCTGCGCCTGCGTTCCCTCAAACATCTGGAGGAGTGCGGCGACTTTGGCGGCTACGGGATCGGGGGCTACTCGGTTGGGGAGAGCCACGAAGTGATGTATGAGAGCCTGGATCCGCTTGTTTCTGAGTACATGCCGAAGGATAAGCCCCGTTATCTGATGGGGGTCGGCAACCCTACGACGCTTGTACACGAGGTAGGCTGCGGTGTCGATATGTTTGACTGCGTGCTGCCGACTAGGATTGCCCGTATGGGTACGGCTTTTAACCATGAGGGGCGCATGAACATGAAGAACGCCAAGTTCACGCACGATAAGAGCCCGCTGGACCCCTTATGTGAGTGTCCGGTCTGCATCCAAGGTTTCACCCGTGCCTATATCCACCACTTGGTGAAGCAGCAGGAGATGCTCGGGTCAATCCTTCTATCTATGCATAATCTGTACTTTTTGCTGCAGCTGATGCGACAGGCACGGACGGCTATCTTTGCAGGTAGATACAAAGAATTTGAAGACGAGTGGATGTCGTGCACGGCAGCGAAGGACTACTAGACACAATTGGGTTTTCGTCTAAAAACGCAGTTTTCCTATAATAGAGTGTTGGAAAAAAGACTTAAGGCTGTATACACCCAGCCACACAAGAGAAACTTACTATATGAGCAACAAAGGATCCAACAGCGCTCATTTTGGTATTGACCGCTGGAACCAGAGAGAAGCGGGATCGGCCGGAAGCGCAAAGCACGCGCGATCTTCTAACCGTCCGAAAAAGCACCATGAAAAAATGCCGGCGCAGGTCCGTCGGTGGGTCTCCACCTTAGTTGTCTTGGCGGCGGTCTGTGTCGCCTGCATTATCGGCTTTACGCCTTTAAGTGAAACGATCACCCAGGGCCTCGATATCAAAGGTGGCGTCTCGATCATCTTAAGCGCCTCCAAAAGCGACGGCTCGCAGCCTTCCTCCGACGAGATGCAGGCGGCGACCACGATCGTGCAGAACCGTGTGAATTCACTCGGGGCCTCTGAGGCGACGGTGCAGCAGCAGGGTTCCAACTCCATCCTGGTGCAGATCCCAGGCGCGACGGACGCAGAGTCCGCGGCCCACACGATCGGGCAGGCCGGACACCTGGAATTTGTCCGCCTCGACGATATCGGCGATGCGGATGCGCTGTTAAAGCTGCGCTCCGGACAGCGGGAGGTTGCGCTGCAGCCGGGGAGCTATACCCCCTTTATGGACGGTTCCTACATTGGCAGCACCTCGGTACAACAGACCCAAAATGGTCAATATGTGGTCAATATCTCTTTCAACTCCAACGGTGCTCAGATCTTCGGGGACGTTACCCGTGAGCTCGCTCCGACCCATGGCCAGATCGCAATCGTGCTCGATGGCACGATTGAGTCCGCCCCGGTGGTCCAGTCTGAGATCACCGACGGAAATGTCTCCATCTCCGGCAATTTCTCCCTCGACGATGCACGCAACTTAAAGACCGTATTGGACTCCGGCTCACTGCCGGTGAATCTCACCTTCTCCGAGAGCCGTGTGGTCGGCCCGACCCTAGGCCAGGATTCGCTTACGCAGGGCATTGTGGCGCTCGTCGTCGGCGTGGCCCTCGTGGTGGTCTATCTCTTTATCTTCTACCGCGGCTTAGGCCTCCTGACGCTGGGCTCCCTGGCCTGCTTTGCAGTGCTCTACTTAGGGTTGCTTGCAATCCTTTCACGCAACGGAATGTTCTCACTCACGCTGCCTGGCCTTGCCGGCATGGTCCTCACAACCGGCTCTGCGGCTGACTCCTCGATCTTGGTCTTAGAGCGTTTCCACGAAGAGATCCGCATGGGAAGGACCGTACGGAATGCATCCATCTCCGGCGCTAAGCACGGCATCCGCACCTCGCTAGACGCGGACATCGTGACGCTCGTGTCTGCGATATCCCTGTTTGCCCTTGCAATCGGCACGGTCAAAGGTTTCGGCTTGACCCTGGCTTTGGGCGTCGCCTGCGACATCGTGACGATGTTCTGCTTCAAGGCACCGGCCTTGAGGCTGCTCGCGCGCGGTACGATCCAGAAGAATCCGAAGTTCTGGGGTATCGCGGAGGACCTCGAAGAGGCTGAAATGAAAGCACACGCACGGGGTGTGAAGGGAGGTGTCGCCCATGCGTAGCCATTTCAAGCATGAGATCCGATTTATGGCACACCGGAAGGCCTTCTTCATTATCTCCGGCGTACTGATTGCGCTGGCAATCGTCGGGATGATCGTCCGGGGTCTTGTCTTCGGTATCGAATTCATAGGCGGTACCGAGATTGACTTCAGAGATACCGGTTCCATCACGATCGAGCAGATGCGCGACGCTCTGTCACAGTCCGATGAGGGGGAGGCGACCGTACAGACCACGGTCACCGACGGCAGCGCCGGCTTCCTCGTGCGTTCCGGCACCACCGATCCCGAGACCGCCGCAGGCCATGCTTCAAAGGCAGCGCAGATCCTCAATCTGAGCGACA encodes the following:
- a CDS encoding DUF3267 domain-containing protein encodes the protein MSELQGYSVVEKFDLLHDRHILERLSRASQFLLVASVLAAILICAITHTALIQGWIGFIWFAVVMCVSLTAHEGIHALGFLIASQGHAHISFGITWAFLYTKTDDAILPKGAFSAVLMAPTIVLAIALPTLGASFGFLGESLLVDALHLTGCVGDWMMVEAIAKHNECTHVRDTSYGCCLLKKNDAA
- the secD gene encoding protein translocase subunit SecD codes for the protein MSNKGSNSAHFGIDRWNQREAGSAGSAKHARSSNRPKKHHEKMPAQVRRWVSTLVVLAAVCVACIIGFTPLSETITQGLDIKGGVSIILSASKSDGSQPSSDEMQAATTIVQNRVNSLGASEATVQQQGSNSILVQIPGATDAESAAHTIGQAGHLEFVRLDDIGDADALLKLRSGQREVALQPGSYTPFMDGSYIGSTSVQQTQNGQYVVNISFNSNGAQIFGDVTRELAPTHGQIAIVLDGTIESAPVVQSEITDGNVSISGNFSLDDARNLKTVLDSGSLPVNLTFSESRVVGPTLGQDSLTQGIVALVVGVALVVVYLFIFYRGLGLLTLGSLACFAVLYLGLLAILSRNGMFSLTLPGLAGMVLTTGSAADSSILVLERFHEEIRMGRTVRNASISGAKHGIRTSLDADIVTLVSAISLFALAIGTVKGFGLTLALGVACDIVTMFCFKAPALRLLARGTIQKNPKFWGIAEDLEEAEMKAHARGVKGGVAHA
- a CDS encoding epoxyqueuosine reductase QueH — its product is MRTSILLHACCGPCSIEPVKYLCKEGFEPTICWTNPNIQPVAEHDKRLAVLQKWAREVAHVEVIVAGDDREAWEKFVAPNLMNRPQRCRACYALRLSEACRVAKERGFRYISTTLAVSPYQLFDTCHEVLDATAKKAGLISVWRDFRPYYSDSVTDSRALGMYRQNYCGCRFSVVEACVSRHELRDTRKTKKHVHV
- a CDS encoding class I tRNA ligase family protein, encoding MANNSNDTQVSFPKRVVITGGMPYGNKHLHFGHVGGMFVEADFFARFYRDRIGDENVIFVSGTDCYGSPIMEGYRGRKEAGYTGSIEDYVEENHRSQAQTLKDYGISLDLFSGSGLEPAKPFHAKLSREVIERLYQRGYLMKCSTKQFYDTKAHQFLNGRQVVGRCPVKGCKSEKAYADECDLGHQFDPEELITPVSQLTGTTPELRPVENWYFNLPAFADDLKKLVDKWDSDPQIRPLVTKTVRESLEPPRIYIQEHYQETFDTIKDKLPPFKYFAPEGNQKSFSIVFNSWQERDDARTILEDADIRFRTGKTLLPFRLTGNISWGVPAPDLEDLRGLTLWCWPESLWAPISFTQTLLATAATGRYSSTDWHDWWCSKDTKVFQFMGQDNINFYCVTQPALWEALDWGLIQDTPIADYHILFMNKKASSSGKIKPPMADDLLNHYTAEQLRTHWLSLALDQKAVSFSPKPYDTSVSHTDKKTGEQILTKDDPRVADPVLKESAFLTNIFNRLARSCFYGATRALDNHLPSVDPEPEVVKRCNKVTEDFEKACYYFNSTKALTIAEDFCREANKRWTKESKTAKEDPKGYEQALSNAFRALRTVTLLMHPVVPKGCEAIAEHLNIPTEVFFSWKHAEEGLPELVQYTGENVEQHEITPLPPRFDFFERHESQR
- a CDS encoding HPr family phosphocarrier protein — its product is MVSKSTTIVNATGLHARPASQFVAAAKKFPCNVTIKDLTKDSAPVNAKSIMMILAAGLQSGTKVEVSCDGEQEQEALDTLVTLIDDGFGEK
- the tgt gene encoding tRNA guanosine(34) transglycosylase Tgt, which encodes MASNKNFTFTIQAEDPNTYARAGLIHTEHGDIPTPIFMPVGTKATVKGVLPSTLEHLGAKIILANTYHLANRPGADLIEEMGGLHEFMHWRRPTLTDSGGFQVFSHGQFTKLSDNGVRFRAVDYDGRYIEWTPEENMHIAEQLGADIVMQLDQCTPYPAERSFVERAVELSSSWAERCYRAHTRPDQALFGIVQGGMDMDLRLRSLKHLEECGDFGGYGIGGYSVGESHEVMYESLDPLVSEYMPKDKPRYLMGVGNPTTLVHEVGCGVDMFDCVLPTRIARMGTAFNHEGRMNMKNAKFTHDKSPLDPLCECPVCIQGFTRAYIHHLVKQQEMLGSILLSMHNLYFLLQLMRQARTAIFAGRYKEFEDEWMSCTAAKDY
- the queA gene encoding tRNA preQ1(34) S-adenosylmethionine ribosyltransferase-isomerase QueA, whose translation is MRTDDFDYDLPQGLIAQEPTDQRDSCRLFVLHRDTGKHDYKVFTDIIDYLNPGDLLVANKTRVMPARLVGHKQKTGGVSETLLLKRREDKDPMGHVWECLVNPGKRLKPGTVIEYRAGETQAPMSAPVVLTAEIIDYVEDSRGGRLVRFDPAGGLTLDEAMHKAGHVPLPPYITQYDGDPEKYQTVYAMHEEHSAAAPTAGLHFTPELIKRIEDKGVQWKTVELEVGIDTFRLVEEDDPTKHMMHTERYHVNQDVVDAVHATKEAGHRVIAVGTTSVRSLESAFDPEVPVSDPPVVARYFEDAKDSAKVTGKGDIVVRKNATTSLYLMPGSTYHVVDGLITNFHVPRSTLMMLVSAFASRDQIMDAYQDAIQRKFRMLSFGDAMFIE